In one window of Flavobacterium ginsengisoli DNA:
- a CDS encoding WG repeat-containing protein, whose product MKKSLVFLLLSCIQFVNSQELALVKKNSKIGYLSKDGSFKIEPQYKSAKSFSEGLAAVENGGKWGFIDTKGTWVIPADFKDAKDFNSGIAVVQKDKDWVYINTKGEIQKGPTTDKVFDFNDGVAFFRQNNKVGLINNKMNVVLEPKYDQIKPFENGYARVELNKNWGIIDTNGKELVEPVYAEVGNYFKGTTWARKDKTFGLVSGGKFIPVDGAEKIWDFETQDLTFAKKNGKIGYIDLKGNWAILPIYDKGKAFSKNLAPVLVGKKWGFINPEGKFVIEPTYNDAEVFSTNGLAPVKESNWGFINESGKLVIPTQYGITTNAIIAMFTQQDKGFIGGVARVKNEGKWGFLKPDGTVLANQWFENAELFSKGAEKPQPAAAPVEKPKEETKPATKKPTAKPAPKKKK is encoded by the coding sequence ATGAAAAAGTCACTTGTTTTTTTATTGCTAAGCTGCATTCAATTTGTTAATAGTCAAGAATTAGCATTAGTTAAGAAAAATTCTAAAATTGGATATCTGTCTAAAGACGGATCTTTTAAAATCGAACCTCAATATAAATCTGCTAAAAGTTTTTCTGAAGGATTGGCTGCTGTAGAAAATGGCGGAAAATGGGGATTTATAGACACAAAAGGAACTTGGGTAATCCCTGCTGATTTTAAAGACGCTAAAGATTTTAACAGCGGAATTGCAGTTGTACAAAAAGACAAAGACTGGGTTTACATTAATACAAAGGGAGAAATTCAAAAAGGACCAACTACTGACAAAGTATTTGATTTTAATGACGGCGTTGCTTTCTTCAGACAAAACAATAAAGTGGGATTAATCAACAACAAAATGAATGTTGTTTTAGAACCAAAATACGATCAGATCAAACCCTTTGAAAATGGTTACGCTAGAGTGGAACTGAACAAAAACTGGGGAATTATTGATACTAACGGAAAAGAATTGGTTGAACCAGTTTATGCCGAAGTTGGAAATTATTTTAAAGGAACAACTTGGGCAAGAAAAGACAAAACTTTCGGTCTTGTAAGCGGCGGAAAATTTATTCCTGTTGACGGAGCTGAAAAAATCTGGGATTTTGAAACTCAAGATTTGACTTTCGCTAAAAAGAACGGAAAAATCGGTTACATCGATTTAAAAGGAAATTGGGCAATTCTTCCTATTTATGATAAAGGAAAAGCGTTCTCAAAAAATCTAGCTCCAGTTTTGGTTGGAAAAAAATGGGGATTCATTAATCCAGAAGGAAAATTTGTGATTGAACCAACTTACAACGATGCAGAAGTTTTTAGCACAAACGGTCTGGCTCCTGTAAAAGAAAGCAATTGGGGATTTATCAATGAATCTGGAAAACTGGTAATTCCAACTCAATACGGAATTACTACGAATGCTATTATTGCGATGTTTACGCAACAAGATAAAGGATTTATTGGTGGCGTTGCCCGAGTAAAAAACGAAGGAAAATGGGGGTTTCTTAAACCTGACGGAACAGTTTTAGCCAACCAATGGTTTGAAAATGCTGAACTGTTTTCTAAAGGTGCAGAAAAACCTCAGCCTGCAGCTGCTCCTGTAGAGAAACCAAAAGAAGAAACTAAACCGGCAACAAAAAAGCCAACAGCAAAACCAGCACCGAAAAAAAAGAAATAA
- the fabG gene encoding 3-oxoacyl-ACP reductase FabG — MKCVLVTGGSRGIGSAICKKLAVESDYHILINYHSNKTAAEETLQEVQKLGATGEILGFDVSNFENVQNVLTAWQEANPEKLVEAIVNNAGITKDGLFMWMTPEDWNGVMNTSVNGFFNVTQFFIQKMLRNKYGRIVNMVSVSGVKGTAGQTNYSAAKGAIVAATKALAQEVAKRNITVNAVAPGFIRTDMTSQLDEKELLKLIPVNRFGEAEEVADLVSFLISKKASYITGEIININGGIYS; from the coding sequence ATGAAGTGTGTATTAGTAACAGGCGGTTCGAGAGGAATTGGAAGTGCGATTTGTAAAAAACTAGCCGTAGAATCCGATTATCATATTCTGATTAATTATCATTCGAATAAAACAGCTGCCGAAGAAACATTACAAGAAGTGCAAAAATTAGGTGCAACAGGAGAAATCTTAGGTTTTGATGTTTCTAATTTTGAAAACGTACAAAATGTTTTAACTGCTTGGCAGGAAGCAAATCCTGAAAAATTGGTTGAAGCAATTGTAAACAATGCTGGAATCACAAAAGATGGTCTTTTTATGTGGATGACTCCAGAAGACTGGAACGGTGTTATGAATACGAGTGTAAACGGTTTCTTTAATGTTACACAGTTTTTTATTCAAAAAATGTTACGCAATAAATACGGCCGAATCGTAAATATGGTTTCTGTTTCTGGAGTAAAAGGAACTGCAGGACAAACCAATTATTCGGCTGCAAAAGGTGCAATTGTGGCAGCAACCAAAGCTCTAGCACAGGAAGTTGCCAAAAGAAACATTACTGTAAATGCTGTCGCTCCAGGTTTCATTAGAACCGATATGACAAGTCAACTGGACGAAAAAGAATTACTAAAACTTATTCCGGTTAACCGTTTTGGAGAAGCCGAAGAAGTAGCAGATTTGGTAAGCTTTTTGATTTCTAAAAAAGCAAGCTATATTACAGGAGAAATTATCAACATAAATGGCGGAATATATTCTTAA
- a CDS encoding beta-ketoacyl-[acyl-carrier-protein] synthase family protein: MNRRVVITGMGIYSCIGTSLDEVKDSLYEGKSGIQFDSERKEFGFQSALTGMVPKADLKNLLTRRQRMSIGEETEYAYMATIEALKNANIDDAFFDEHEVGIMYGNDSVSKAIIDATDIVREKKDTALIGSGAIFKSMNSTVTMNLSTIFKLRGINLTVSAACASGSHSIGLAYFLIKSGFQDIVITGGAQEINKYAMSSFDGLGVFSNREGDPTKASRPFDMGRDGLIPSGGGATLILESYESAIARGANIIAEIGGYGFSSNGGHISTPNVEGPATAMKRALDDAKLQASDIEYINAHATSTPVGDANEAKAIFEVFGEKNPPVSSTKSMTGHECWMAGASEIIYSILMMQHDFIAPNINLENPDEDASKLNLVKTTLNKKFDIFLSNSFGFGGTNSALVVKKFKLNNE; this comes from the coding sequence ATGAATAGACGAGTTGTAATTACTGGAATGGGAATTTATTCTTGTATCGGAACTTCTTTGGACGAAGTAAAAGATTCGTTATACGAAGGAAAATCTGGTATTCAGTTTGATTCTGAAAGAAAAGAATTTGGTTTCCAGTCGGCCTTAACAGGAATGGTTCCGAAAGCCGATCTTAAAAACTTATTGACGCGAAGACAACGTATGAGCATCGGTGAAGAAACCGAGTATGCTTATATGGCAACTATAGAAGCACTTAAAAACGCTAACATCGATGATGCCTTTTTTGACGAACACGAAGTAGGCATTATGTACGGAAACGACTCTGTTTCTAAAGCAATCATTGATGCAACAGATATTGTACGCGAGAAAAAAGACACTGCACTTATCGGTTCTGGTGCTATTTTCAAATCGATGAATTCTACTGTTACGATGAATCTTTCTACGATTTTTAAACTTCGCGGAATCAATCTTACAGTTAGTGCGGCTTGCGCCAGCGGATCTCACTCAATTGGTTTGGCTTATTTTTTAATTAAAAGCGGTTTCCAAGATATTGTAATTACTGGCGGTGCTCAGGAAATCAATAAATATGCGATGAGCAGTTTTGACGGATTAGGTGTTTTTTCTAACCGAGAAGGCGATCCGACAAAAGCTTCAAGACCTTTTGATATGGGTCGCGACGGATTAATTCCGAGTGGTGGTGGCGCAACTTTAATTTTGGAAAGTTACGAATCTGCAATTGCTCGCGGTGCCAATATCATTGCAGAAATTGGCGGTTACGGTTTTTCTTCAAACGGCGGGCATATCTCAACACCAAACGTTGAAGGCCCCGCAACAGCAATGAAACGTGCGCTTGACGATGCAAAATTACAAGCTTCAGATATTGAATATATAAATGCTCATGCAACCTCAACACCTGTTGGAGATGCTAATGAAGCAAAAGCTATTTTTGAGGTTTTTGGAGAAAAAAATCCTCCTGTAAGTTCTACAAAATCCATGACAGGCCACGAATGCTGGATGGCGGGAGCAAGCGAAATCATTTATTCTATCCTCATGATGCAACACGATTTTATCGCGCCAAACATCAATTTGGAAAACCCAGATGAAGATGCGTCAAAATTAAATTTAGTTAAAACTACGTTAAACAAAAAATTTGACATATTTTTGTCCAATTCTTTCGGTTTCGGAGGAACCAACTCTGCGTTGGTGGTTAAAAAGTTTAAATTGAACAATGAATAA
- a CDS encoding acyl carrier protein, which produces MNKEEIIAKINGFLVDEFEVDNDDIEPNANLKDTLGLDSLDYVDLVVSIEANFGVKLVEADFVGISDFQSFYDLIETKIKAKSA; this is translated from the coding sequence ATGAATAAAGAAGAGATTATAGCAAAAATTAATGGTTTTTTAGTTGATGAATTTGAAGTTGATAATGACGACATTGAACCAAATGCTAATTTAAAAGATACACTTGGGTTAGACAGTCTGGATTATGTTGACTTAGTCGTTTCAATAGAGGCAAACTTTGGTGTAAAACTAGTTGAAGCAGATTTTGTTGGAATTTCTGATTTTCAAAGTTTTTATGACTTAATCGAAACTAAAATCAAAGCCAAATCAGCTTAA
- a CDS encoding lipid A biosynthesis acyltransferase — translation MSQWDGKSKGTVLGYKIFVFLIQKAGVKAAYVLLYFVASYYFLFLRKSNKAIFYYFKERLQYSYFKSKKMVFKSYYTFGQTIIDKVSISAGMRNKFTYEFDGIETLKKLLAEKKGGVLISAHVGNFEIAEHFLGDIDLNFQINLVTTDLEHSAIKNYLESVSQKPTVKFIIIKEDLSHIFEINAALANNELICFTGDRYFEGTKSLSETLLGKEANFPAGPFLIASRLKVPVVFVYVMKEPNLHYHLYAREAEVKHRDEKALLKEYVKSVESILNRYPLQWFNYFDFWNQLENKNSLPK, via the coding sequence ATGAGTCAATGGGATGGTAAATCCAAAGGAACTGTTTTAGGTTATAAAATATTCGTTTTTTTAATTCAAAAAGCGGGTGTCAAAGCTGCCTATGTCTTACTTTATTTTGTTGCTTCCTATTATTTTTTATTTCTAAGAAAAAGCAACAAAGCCATTTTCTATTATTTTAAAGAAAGACTTCAATACTCCTATTTCAAATCCAAAAAAATGGTTTTCAAAAGCTATTATACTTTTGGACAAACAATTATTGATAAGGTTTCCATTTCTGCAGGAATGCGAAACAAATTTACCTATGAATTTGATGGAATAGAAACACTAAAAAAATTACTTGCCGAGAAAAAAGGCGGTGTTTTAATTAGCGCTCATGTTGGTAATTTTGAAATTGCAGAACATTTTCTGGGAGACATTGACCTTAATTTCCAGATAAATTTAGTGACGACAGATTTAGAACATTCTGCCATTAAAAATTATCTAGAAAGCGTTTCTCAAAAACCAACCGTAAAATTTATCATCATCAAAGAAGATCTCTCTCATATTTTTGAGATCAATGCCGCTTTGGCCAATAACGAATTAATCTGTTTTACGGGAGATCGTTATTTTGAAGGAACAAAATCGCTTTCTGAAACACTTTTGGGCAAAGAAGCCAATTTTCCTGCAGGTCCATTTTTAATTGCTTCGCGATTAAAAGTTCCAGTAGTTTTTGTTTACGTAATGAAAGAACCAAATCTTCATTATCATTTGTACGCAAGAGAAGCCGAAGTAAAACATCGTGATGAAAAAGCGCTTTTGAAAGAATATGTAAAAAGCGTAGAAAGCATTTTGAATCGTTACCCTTTACAATGGTTCAATTATTTTGATTTTTGGAACCAGTTAGAAAACAAAAATTCATTGCCAAAATAA
- a CDS encoding dialkylrecorsinol condensing enzyme DarA, whose translation MKNVLVIYYTQSGQLESIAKNIAKPFLNSDEINLTFHEIQLEKPFPFPWNKESFFDAFPESFLQIPTALKPVPEEILNTKFDLVLFHYQVWYLSPSIPINSFLKSDDAKKILNNTPVITISGSRNMWIMAQEKIKVLLRKANGKLVGNVALVDRVGNLISVITIVEWMFSGVKKKYLGIFPLPGVSEKDIQESSQFGEIMLDSLQQNNLAQLQPKLVDAGAVKISSYLVTVDKTANKIFNKWSNIIYKNQKNRKQLLKVFNVYLFLAIWLISPIVYILHLITYPLKLKSIKKETQYYQGV comes from the coding sequence ATGAAAAATGTTCTCGTAATTTATTATACCCAATCTGGACAGTTGGAATCTATTGCAAAAAATATTGCAAAACCATTCCTAAATTCAGACGAAATAAACCTTACATTTCACGAAATACAATTAGAAAAACCGTTTCCATTTCCTTGGAACAAAGAATCGTTTTTTGATGCCTTTCCAGAATCATTTTTACAGATTCCAACCGCATTAAAACCTGTTCCTGAGGAAATTTTAAATACAAAATTTGACTTGGTATTATTTCATTATCAAGTTTGGTATTTATCACCTTCTATTCCGATCAATTCATTTTTGAAAAGTGATGATGCCAAGAAAATTTTGAACAATACACCTGTTATTACCATTAGCGGTTCCAGAAACATGTGGATTATGGCACAGGAAAAAATCAAAGTTTTGTTGCGAAAAGCAAATGGCAAATTGGTTGGAAATGTAGCTTTGGTAGATCGTGTTGGAAATCTAATCAGCGTTATAACTATTGTAGAATGGATGTTCTCTGGCGTTAAGAAAAAATATTTAGGGATTTTTCCGCTTCCTGGAGTTTCAGAAAAAGACATACAAGAATCGAGTCAGTTTGGAGAAATCATGCTTGATTCTTTACAGCAAAATAATTTAGCCCAATTACAGCCAAAATTGGTCGATGCTGGGGCTGTAAAAATAAGTTCATATCTGGTAACGGTTGACAAAACGGCCAATAAAATTTTTAATAAATGGTCAAATATCATTTATAAAAATCAAAAAAACCGAAAACAGCTACTTAAAGTATTTAATGTTTATTTATTCCTTGCGATATGGTTAATCTCACCAATAGTGTATATATTGCACCTTATTACCTATCCGCTTAAGTTAAAATCTATAAAAAAGGAAACTCAATATTATCAGGGAGTTTAG
- a CDS encoding beta-ketoacyl-ACP synthase III — protein sequence MFEVYITKVAKYLPNEAVSNDEMEAYLGLINDTASKARRIILRNNKITSRYYAVDKEGKSTHSNAELTKNAILPLFDENFTPQDLEVLSCGTSTPDIFLPSHAAMVHGLLKNKSVELNSSTGVCCAGMNSLKFGFLSIKSGNSKNAICTGSEKVSTWLNAQKYNHEADNLKSLEEQPIIAFKKDFLRWMLSDGAGAFLLENKPRGPISLKIEWMEAFSYAYELETCMYAGGDKLENGEIKGWSDYSPEQWLNESVFSIKQDVKLLDEFILSKGAESMKDAMDKNNIKSEDITYFIPHVSSNFFVEGLKKGLNEKGIGMSDDKWFMNLSRVGNVGSASIYLALEELMNSGNLKKGDKILLSVPESGRFSFAYAYLTVC from the coding sequence ATGTTTGAAGTATATATTACAAAAGTCGCAAAATATTTGCCAAACGAAGCCGTTTCAAATGACGAAATGGAAGCCTATTTAGGCCTTATCAATGATACTGCTTCTAAAGCAAGACGCATTATTTTGCGCAATAATAAAATTACAAGCCGATATTACGCTGTTGACAAAGAAGGAAAAAGTACTCACAGCAATGCCGAATTAACCAAAAATGCCATTTTACCATTATTCGACGAAAATTTTACGCCTCAAGATTTAGAAGTACTTTCATGCGGGACCTCAACTCCCGACATTTTTCTGCCTTCGCACGCTGCGATGGTTCATGGTCTGTTAAAAAACAAATCGGTAGAATTAAACTCTTCAACAGGAGTTTGCTGTGCCGGAATGAACTCTCTTAAATTTGGTTTTCTTTCTATAAAATCTGGAAATTCAAAAAACGCAATCTGTACAGGATCAGAAAAAGTTTCTACTTGGCTGAATGCTCAAAAATACAATCACGAGGCCGACAATTTAAAAAGCCTTGAAGAACAGCCAATTATTGCATTCAAAAAAGATTTCTTACGTTGGATGTTATCTGACGGTGCTGGAGCTTTTCTTTTGGAAAATAAACCAAGAGGACCAATTTCACTTAAAATAGAATGGATGGAAGCTTTTTCGTATGCATACGAATTAGAAACTTGTATGTATGCTGGAGGAGATAAATTGGAAAATGGAGAAATTAAAGGCTGGAGCGATTATTCTCCAGAACAATGGTTGAATGAATCTGTTTTCTCAATCAAACAAGACGTTAAATTATTAGACGAATTTATCCTGTCAAAAGGTGCTGAAAGCATGAAAGACGCCATGGATAAAAACAATATTAAATCGGAAGATATTACGTATTTCATTCCTCACGTTTCTTCAAACTTTTTTGTTGAAGGATTGAAAAAAGGATTAAACGAAAAAGGTATCGGAATGAGCGATGACAAATGGTTCATGAATCTTTCTCGAGTTGGAAATGTAGGCTCTGCTTCTATTTACTTGGCTCTTGAAGAATTAATGAATTCAGGAAATTTGAAAAAAGGAGATAAAATTTTATTATCTGTTCCAGAAAGCGGAAGATTCTCTTTCGCGTACGCCTATTTAACTGTTTGTTAA
- a CDS encoding ABC transporter permease: MKATSAVDIQNYLPHRAPMLMVDLILDIDANFVETIFLIKEDNIFVQNTIFIEAGLIENTAQTCSAIVGKKYFFDDNGIENENVNVIGFISALKSVKIHTLPKVGDTIITKADLVSKFVGDDYTLCTMSCKSLLEDQILLECEINLFIQKTVSAM; the protein is encoded by the coding sequence ATGAAAGCAACTTCTGCAGTTGACATACAAAATTACTTACCACACCGAGCACCAATGCTTATGGTGGATTTGATTTTGGATATAGATGCCAACTTTGTAGAAACTATCTTTTTGATAAAAGAAGACAATATTTTTGTTCAGAATACTATTTTTATCGAAGCAGGATTAATCGAAAACACAGCACAGACTTGTTCTGCAATTGTCGGAAAAAAATATTTTTTTGACGACAACGGAATTGAAAATGAAAACGTAAATGTAATTGGATTTATCAGCGCTTTAAAAAGTGTAAAAATTCATACATTGCCAAAAGTTGGCGATACGATCATAACTAAAGCCGATTTGGTTTCAAAATTTGTCGGAGACGATTATACTTTATGCACAATGAGCTGTAAAAGCTTACTTGAAGATCAGATACTCTTAGAATGCGAAATTAACTTGTTTATTCAAAAGACGGTTTCAGCGATGTAA
- a CDS encoding BtrH N-terminal domain-containing protein, whose amino-acid sequence MELTFTHHQSAHCENGVASNLLKNSGLNISEPMVFGIGSGLFFVYLPFIKVNHAPAISYRTLPGQIFNKVANRLNLKIKRQKFSSIANANKALDENLKNNIPTGLQVGVYNLSYFPDEYRFHFNAHNLVVYGKTETEYLVSDPVMETVTTLTYEDMNKVRFAKGAFAPRGQMYYPIQIPKDVDLKSAIIKGIKNTCRDMLAPMPIVGVRGIKMVSRQIRKWPKKHGVRKANHYLAQMVRMQEEIGTGGGGFRFIYAAFLQEASVILGNEELKALSKEMTQIGDSWRDFAVEASRIYKNRSAKEDAYNTIADELLDIANREEIFFKKLKKAIS is encoded by the coding sequence ATGGAATTAACTTTCACACATCATCAGTCTGCTCATTGCGAGAATGGAGTAGCGTCGAATCTGCTAAAAAATAGCGGACTAAACATTAGCGAACCGATGGTTTTTGGTATTGGCTCTGGATTGTTTTTTGTATATCTGCCTTTTATAAAAGTGAATCATGCACCAGCAATCAGTTATAGAACTTTGCCTGGACAGATTTTCAATAAAGTGGCCAACCGATTAAATTTAAAAATAAAAAGACAAAAATTTTCTTCTATAGCAAATGCCAATAAAGCATTAGACGAAAATTTAAAAAACAATATTCCAACAGGATTACAAGTTGGCGTTTACAATTTAAGTTATTTCCCAGACGAATATCGTTTTCATTTCAACGCGCACAATTTAGTCGTTTACGGAAAAACTGAAACCGAGTATTTAGTGAGCGATCCAGTAATGGAAACCGTTACGACCTTAACTTATGAAGACATGAATAAAGTACGTTTTGCCAAAGGAGCTTTTGCACCTCGCGGACAAATGTACTATCCTATTCAGATTCCAAAAGATGTTGATTTAAAAAGCGCCATCATAAAAGGAATCAAAAATACGTGTCGAGATATGCTCGCGCCAATGCCAATTGTTGGTGTTCGCGGCATCAAAATGGTTTCTCGCCAGATTCGTAAATGGCCTAAAAAGCATGGAGTCAGAAAAGCCAATCATTACTTGGCGCAAATGGTTCGTATGCAGGAAGAAATTGGAACTGGAGGCGGTGGTTTCCGTTTTATTTATGCGGCATTTTTACAAGAAGCTTCGGTTATTTTGGGTAATGAAGAACTGAAGGCACTTTCTAAAGAAATGACTCAAATCGGAGATTCATGGCGTGATTTTGCTGTTGAAGCTTCGCGTATTTACAAAAACAGAAGTGCCAAAGAAGACGCCTACAACACTATTGCCGATGAACTTTTGGACATTGCCAATAGAGAAGAAATCTTTTTCAAAAAACTAAAAAAAGCGATCAGCTAA
- a CDS encoding ABC transporter ATP-binding protein, producing MYSLNNVSLNINEGQIFGLLGPNGAGKTTLISMLCGLVKPTSGHFTIDGLDYQHQASKIKKIIGVVPQEYALYPTLTARENLLYFGSMYGLKGSDLKDKVIETLDLLGLLKFADKQVQTFSGGMKRRVNLIAGILHNPKVLFLDEPTVGVDVHSKTAIIDYLKVLNQNGTTIIYTSHHLAEAEDFCSQIAILDQGQIYAQATPSALIESTKDARNLEDVFISLTGKALRDDI from the coding sequence ATGTATTCTTTGAACAATGTTTCGCTAAATATAAATGAAGGTCAGATTTTTGGCTTGCTTGGACCAAACGGTGCCGGAAAAACAACCTTAATTTCCATGCTCTGCGGATTGGTAAAACCAACTTCGGGACATTTTACAATTGATGGTTTAGACTATCAGCATCAGGCTTCAAAAATTAAAAAAATCATAGGCGTTGTTCCTCAAGAATATGCTTTGTATCCAACATTGACTGCCAGAGAAAATCTGCTTTATTTTGGAAGCATGTACGGTTTAAAAGGTTCTGACTTAAAAGATAAAGTAATCGAAACGCTAGATCTTTTAGGTTTATTGAAATTTGCCGACAAGCAAGTTCAGACTTTTTCTGGTGGAATGAAACGCCGTGTCAATCTGATTGCTGGAATTCTTCATAATCCGAAAGTTTTGTTTTTGGATGAACCAACAGTTGGTGTCGATGTGCATTCTAAAACTGCCATTATCGATTATTTGAAAGTGTTGAACCAAAACGGAACAACCATTATTTATACTTCGCATCATTTGGCTGAAGCCGAAGATTTCTGTTCTCAAATTGCGATTTTAGATCAAGGACAGATTTACGCACAAGCAACTCCGTCAGCATTAATTGAATCTACAAAAGATGCTCGAAATCTCGAAGATGTTTTTATTTCATTAACCGGTAAAGCGTTGAGAGATGATATATAA
- a CDS encoding beta-ketoacyl-[acyl-carrier-protein] synthase family protein encodes MLREIYITETNCITPLGFDVESNISAILSGESGIQLHNDVSLMPNPFYASIISDEKINSAFSKISTETKYSRLEKMMILALEPIIKNSNVELNSKTAFILSTTKGNVTALANDSEESFNSAHLDVLAKNVANFFGFQTQPIVVSNACVSGILAVSVAKRMIQSELYDNIFVVAGDEVSEFVLSGFNAFQAMSEQPCKPYSKNRTGVSLGEATAAVLISAEAKNAKIKVIGDSSINDANHISGPSRTGEGLFRSIQNALKEAQIEANKLDYISAHGTATPYNDEMEAIALTRLDLQNVPVNSLKGFYGHTLGASGLLETVIAIESANQNKLFESKGFDEIGVSEVVNVIEKNEEKKIDYFLKTASGFGGCNTAVVFEKVR; translated from the coding sequence ATGTTAAGAGAAATATACATCACAGAAACAAATTGCATCACACCTTTAGGTTTTGATGTTGAATCTAATATCAGCGCCATTCTTAGCGGTGAATCTGGAATTCAGCTTCATAACGATGTTTCTTTGATGCCGAATCCTTTTTATGCTTCGATTATTTCTGATGAAAAAATAAACAGTGCTTTTTCAAAAATTAGTACTGAGACAAAATATTCCCGTTTAGAGAAAATGATGATTTTAGCTTTAGAGCCGATTATCAAAAATTCAAATGTAGAATTAAATTCAAAAACGGCTTTTATACTTTCTACCACAAAAGGAAATGTAACCGCTTTGGCAAATGATTCTGAAGAAAGTTTCAACAGCGCACATTTAGATGTTTTGGCTAAAAACGTTGCCAATTTCTTCGGATTCCAAACACAACCCATTGTAGTTTCGAATGCTTGCGTTTCTGGAATTTTAGCCGTTTCTGTTGCCAAAAGAATGATTCAATCTGAACTTTACGACAACATTTTTGTAGTGGCTGGCGACGAAGTTTCAGAATTTGTTTTGTCTGGTTTTAATGCTTTCCAAGCGATGAGCGAGCAGCCTTGCAAGCCGTATTCTAAAAACAGAACTGGAGTAAGTTTAGGCGAAGCAACAGCTGCAGTTTTAATTTCGGCGGAAGCTAAAAACGCTAAAATAAAAGTAATTGGCGACAGTTCGATAAACGATGCCAATCATATTTCTGGACCTTCAAGAACAGGTGAAGGTTTGTTTAGAAGTATTCAGAATGCTTTGAAAGAAGCGCAAATTGAAGCGAACAAATTAGATTATATCTCAGCTCACGGAACTGCAACGCCTTACAACGACGAAATGGAAGCGATTGCTCTAACTCGTTTAGATTTACAAAATGTTCCTGTTAATAGTTTAAAAGGATTTTACGGTCATACACTTGGCGCTTCGGGACTATTGGAAACGGTAATTGCAATAGAATCTGCTAATCAAAATAAACTTTTTGAATCGAAAGGTTTTGATGAAATTGGGGTTAGTGAAGTTGTTAATGTTATTGAGAAAAATGAAGAAAAGAAAATTGATTATTTCCTGAAAACAGCTTCTGGATTTGGAGGTTGTAATACGGCTGTTGTTTTTGAAAAAGTGAGATAG
- a CDS encoding GNAT family N-acetyltransferase — protein sequence MNVLIDQIKDLIKNNKFEHFYLFENVLRTYSENFEINAKWIKGNEHSWIIGFCSNNNYNIYGLNYSQEILEEAIKDLDFKLLPNKLCFSGNKEIITSIFNANPNVQYTVYKDRYFYETDLKNFKPFELENILIRYAENKDLEILTEFNCNFFEEEYKGDNNQDFNEMKFQMQFLIASKKFIVGEKDGRIIGFCSRMDTNFKNEMIGTVYIDTPFRNQKAGKFLLSKMTSEILQKNQKCWLMTDVENIYSNKLVEELGYRKIFEYTSGEITNHK from the coding sequence ATGAATGTACTGATTGATCAAATAAAAGATCTTATAAAGAACAATAAATTTGAACATTTTTACCTTTTTGAAAATGTATTAAGAACTTATTCAGAAAATTTTGAAATTAATGCAAAATGGATAAAAGGAAATGAACATTCATGGATTATTGGTTTTTGTAGTAATAACAATTACAATATTTATGGACTGAATTATAGTCAAGAAATATTAGAAGAAGCAATAAAAGATTTAGATTTTAAATTGCTTCCTAATAAATTATGTTTTTCTGGAAACAAGGAAATTATTACTTCAATTTTTAATGCTAATCCGAATGTTCAATATACGGTTTACAAAGACCGATACTTTTATGAAACTGATTTAAAAAATTTCAAACCTTTTGAACTTGAAAATATTTTAATTCGGTATGCAGAAAATAAGGATTTAGAAATACTTACGGAATTTAATTGTAATTTTTTTGAAGAAGAATATAAAGGAGATAACAATCAAGATTTTAATGAAATGAAATTTCAAATGCAGTTTTTAATTGCGAGCAAAAAATTTATTGTTGGAGAAAAAGATGGGAGAATTATTGGTTTTTGTTCAAGAATGGACACAAACTTCAAAAATGAAATGATTGGAACTGTTTATATTGATACGCCATTTAGAAATCAAAAAGCTGGGAAATTTTTATTGAGTAAGATGACATCTGAAATTTTACAAAAAAACCAAAAATGCTGGCTAATGACAGATGTAGAAAATATATATTCAAATAAATTAGTGGAAGAACTTGGATACAGAAAAATATTTGAATACACATCTGGAGAAATAACAAACCACAAATAA